The Macrobrachium rosenbergii isolate ZJJX-2024 chromosome 46, ASM4041242v1, whole genome shotgun sequence genome has a window encoding:
- the LOC136830457 gene encoding uncharacterized protein aq_1476-like, whose product MRTNEELLDELMEGNHNCEKPRRHRDLAEQENERLKKKIEELEEALIQKAKEVENLNDQLAAKEEECDRNRKELEELRTQAVDNDFYCGYLEDKVKTHEAERRRLMEAITRLIEERLPASQPEVSVLAINPDLQRNHDDEAQKSPGLHKKVHTLKKQFRPFNRRIKTEEEEVTEKRMQRDRDR is encoded by the coding sequence ATGAGAACGAACGAAGAATTGCTGGACGAGTTAATGGAAGGAAATCATAACTGTGAAAAGCCACGTAGACATCGCGACCTTGCTGAACAGGAGAATGAACGGCTGAAGAAGAAAATCGAGGAATTGGAGGAGGCATTGATCCAGAAGGCTAAGGAGGTAGAAAATCTAAACGACCAACTCGCAGCTAAAGAGGAAGAATGTGACAGGAACCGAAAAGAACTGGAGGAACTGCGCACTCAAGCTGTGGACAATGATTTCTACTGTGGCTACCTGGAGGACAAGGTGAAGACCCACGAAGCGGAACGGAGAAGACTGATGGAGGCGATCACAAGACTGATCGAGGAGAGACTGCCTGCCTCACAGCCAGAAGTTTCTGTTCTCGCAATAAATCCTGATCTACAGAGAAATCACGATGATGAGGCACAGAAGAGTCCAGGTTTGCACAAGAAGGTCCATACCCTGAAGAAACAGTTCCGCCCGTTCAACAGGAGAAtaaaaacggaagaagaagaagttaccgAAAAGAGAATGCAAAGAGACCGTGATCGATAA